From a region of the Streptomyces venezuelae genome:
- a CDS encoding alkaline phosphatase family protein, with product MSPVLPGRRALAATAVTSALIAATVAATPAGAAGAAANTDKVLVIGIDGAVLDRVKAANAPHLNGLMAQGLTARSTLYASPMAATSSGPGWSTIATGVWPDKHGVKDNSFTGKNYTAHPDFLTRIENARPALNTYAAADWEPITSTDQNGPIFSAKVDKRLSLKGDRDGYRSEDPKIAAAAAELQGQNPDAAFVYLGEIDAAGHSYGAASQQYLDTIARVDTLVGQLLTAVKNRPTYAQENWKILVTTDHGHTDSGGHGGSTIQERGTFVIAKGAGIPAGSVRTDVRLADVAATALAQVGVSTSALDGVPLNAPDDDPFDGLRPNLQARVDETGIPAGVKGFTHTPPAGWSVDNSKMGTGGVTEWAGWAFATDEFWSQSQRDQWRELNVRSRDVFAVADSDEWDDKSHTGTFDSTLVTPKWTVAGGSTRNLTFQTHYRHEAGQTGQVLVSYNGAAPVVVKTYTADAVARSESLALQVPAGATDVQVRFRYSGNNNWFWTVDNVRLG from the coding sequence CATCGGCATCGACGGCGCGGTCCTGGACCGCGTCAAGGCGGCCAACGCACCCCACCTCAACGGTCTGATGGCCCAGGGCCTGACCGCCCGCAGCACCCTCTACGCGAGCCCGATGGCCGCCACCTCCTCGGGCCCCGGCTGGTCCACCATCGCCACCGGGGTCTGGCCCGACAAGCACGGCGTGAAGGACAACTCCTTCACCGGTAAGAACTACACCGCCCACCCGGACTTCCTGACCCGCATCGAGAACGCCAGGCCGGCGCTCAACACCTACGCGGCCGCCGACTGGGAGCCCATCACCTCCACCGACCAGAACGGCCCGATCTTCTCCGCGAAGGTCGACAAGCGGCTCTCCCTCAAGGGCGACCGCGACGGCTACCGCTCCGAGGACCCGAAGATCGCCGCGGCCGCCGCCGAACTGCAGGGCCAGAACCCGGACGCCGCCTTCGTCTACCTCGGCGAGATCGACGCGGCCGGCCACTCCTACGGCGCGGCCAGCCAGCAGTACCTCGACACCATCGCCCGTGTCGACACCCTGGTGGGCCAGCTCCTCACGGCCGTCAAGAACCGCCCGACGTACGCCCAGGAGAACTGGAAGATCCTCGTCACCACCGACCACGGCCACACCGACTCCGGCGGCCACGGCGGCTCCACCATCCAGGAGCGCGGCACCTTCGTCATCGCCAAGGGCGCGGGCATCCCGGCCGGCTCCGTACGCACCGACGTGCGGCTGGCCGACGTCGCCGCCACCGCGCTCGCCCAGGTCGGCGTCAGCACCTCCGCTCTCGACGGCGTCCCGCTGAACGCCCCGGACGACGACCCGTTCGACGGCCTGCGCCCGAACCTCCAGGCCCGGGTGGACGAGACGGGCATCCCGGCCGGCGTGAAGGGCTTCACGCACACCCCGCCCGCCGGGTGGTCCGTCGACAACTCCAAGATGGGCACGGGCGGTGTCACCGAGTGGGCCGGCTGGGCCTTCGCGACCGACGAGTTCTGGAGCCAGTCGCAGCGCGACCAGTGGCGCGAGCTGAACGTCCGCTCCCGTGACGTCTTCGCCGTCGCCGACTCCGACGAGTGGGACGACAAGAGCCACACCGGCACCTTCGACTCCACCCTCGTCACCCCCAAGTGGACGGTCGCCGGCGGCAGCACACGGAACCTGACCTTCCAGACGCACTACCGTCACGAGGCCGGCCAGACCGGCCAGGTCCTGGTCTCCTACAACGGCGCCGCCCCGGTCGTGGTGAAGACCTACACCGCCGACGCCGTCGCCAGGTCCGAGTCCCTCGCCCTCCAGGTCCCCGCCGGCGCCACCGACGTCCAGGTCCGCTTCCGCTACAGCGGCAACAACAACTGGTTCTGGACCGTCGACAACGTCCGCCTGGGCTGA